From one Zhongshania sp. R06B22 genomic stretch:
- a CDS encoding molybdopterin-containing oxidoreductase family protein has protein sequence MTNTHSAICRVCPAYCQIIAHVDAGKLTKVTGDKDDPYFKGYTCPKGRALPEQHNNPNRLLHCQKRASANTFENIGSEAAMDEIADKIAAIIEKHGPRSVAVYGGTGQVSTPVAPSVAVSFLMGIGSPMHFTSSTIDQPGKHIAMAAHGLWGAGELDFNTANSWIIVGANPVISKASGAPGNNPAQRLKAAQERGTKLIVIDPRVTETAKRAHIHLQAKPGEDPTILAGLLNIIITEKLYDQAFIEEDVEGFEALAERVALFTPEYVAKRAEIDVDQLIAAARTYASAVGQSGRGGAVTLGTGPNMSLHGSLSEYLGYCLMSVCGYWSRAGDKVTKPNVLTPAYIAKAQARPPYKGWDYPEKMRVRNLSKTASGMPTAALADEMLLEGEGQVKVLICLAGNPMMAWPDQNKTYKALKNLELLVVLDYHMTATAELAHYVIPPKLSLETPATTQLCEGNKHYGYGLGFDEPYASYAPAVVEPPKGADVVEEWAFFYGLGQRMGLNLFVASQTGWDKFQESSPAFAFLDMKNKPTTDELHEHLTANARISLEEVKKHRGGKIYEVKEIVQPKDPAFEGKLCIGNAMMMQELADVFAEPPASQEAVNDFPFRLVCRRLNSVINSAGRELKKSLGKQYNPAYMHPDDLNRLGLSSGDTVLLSSPHSAIRGIVEADATLLNGIISMTHAFGGNPGEDDDKVIEIGSNTGRLVSVEKNYDPITGIPLMSNIPVRVDCI, from the coding sequence TTGACTAATACACATTCCGCCATATGCCGTGTATGTCCGGCCTATTGCCAAATCATTGCCCATGTAGATGCTGGAAAATTAACAAAAGTTACCGGCGACAAAGACGACCCCTACTTCAAAGGCTACACCTGTCCTAAGGGACGGGCGCTTCCTGAACAGCACAACAACCCTAATCGCTTGCTCCACTGCCAAAAACGGGCGTCTGCAAACACCTTCGAGAACATAGGCAGCGAAGCGGCGATGGACGAGATCGCCGACAAAATAGCGGCGATTATTGAAAAGCACGGCCCGCGCTCAGTCGCCGTTTATGGCGGTACCGGTCAGGTCTCTACACCGGTAGCACCCTCAGTAGCCGTCTCTTTCTTAATGGGCATTGGCTCGCCCATGCACTTCACCTCCAGCACTATTGACCAGCCGGGCAAACACATTGCCATGGCAGCGCACGGCCTTTGGGGCGCCGGTGAATTGGATTTCAATACTGCCAATAGCTGGATTATTGTTGGTGCAAATCCGGTTATATCTAAGGCCAGTGGCGCGCCGGGGAATAACCCAGCACAGCGTCTAAAAGCAGCCCAAGAGCGCGGCACCAAACTCATTGTTATAGACCCTAGGGTCACGGAAACCGCTAAACGCGCACATATTCACTTGCAGGCCAAGCCCGGCGAAGACCCCACTATTTTAGCGGGACTTCTCAATATTATTATTACTGAAAAGCTGTATGACCAGGCTTTTATTGAAGAAGATGTAGAGGGCTTTGAAGCACTGGCAGAACGTGTCGCGCTGTTCACACCCGAGTATGTAGCCAAGCGCGCAGAGATAGATGTGGATCAGCTAATTGCTGCCGCTAGAACTTATGCCTCAGCGGTTGGCCAAAGTGGCCGGGGCGGCGCCGTGACGCTGGGCACAGGGCCGAACATGTCGCTACACGGTAGCTTGAGTGAATATCTCGGTTATTGTCTGATGTCGGTGTGTGGCTACTGGTCTAGAGCCGGCGATAAAGTCACCAAACCCAATGTACTCACCCCCGCATATATTGCCAAAGCGCAGGCGAGGCCGCCTTATAAGGGCTGGGATTATCCCGAAAAAATGCGGGTTCGCAATCTCAGCAAAACGGCAAGCGGTATGCCGACGGCCGCATTGGCCGACGAAATGCTGTTAGAGGGCGAGGGCCAAGTAAAAGTATTGATCTGCTTGGCAGGCAATCCAATGATGGCCTGGCCAGACCAGAATAAAACCTATAAGGCGCTGAAGAATCTAGAACTGCTGGTTGTACTCGATTACCACATGACCGCGACCGCTGAGCTCGCGCATTATGTGATACCGCCCAAGTTATCACTGGAAACCCCCGCTACAACGCAGTTGTGCGAAGGGAATAAACACTATGGTTATGGTCTAGGTTTTGATGAGCCCTACGCTAGCTATGCACCTGCGGTGGTTGAGCCACCAAAAGGCGCCGATGTTGTAGAGGAGTGGGCCTTTTTCTATGGTCTGGGTCAGCGCATGGGACTGAACTTATTTGTGGCCTCGCAAACCGGTTGGGACAAGTTTCAAGAGAGCTCCCCAGCCTTCGCCTTTCTCGACATGAAAAACAAACCCACAACAGACGAGCTACATGAACATTTAACGGCGAATGCCAGAATCTCGCTGGAAGAAGTCAAAAAACACCGCGGTGGCAAAATATACGAGGTGAAGGAAATCGTTCAGCCTAAAGATCCCGCATTTGAAGGCAAGCTGTGTATTGGCAATGCCATGATGATGCAAGAGCTGGCCGATGTCTTTGCAGAACCGCCGGCAAGCCAAGAAGCCGTAAACGATTTCCCCTTCAGACTGGTCTGTAGGCGCCTAAACTCGGTAATTAACTCAGCCGGCAGAGAACTTAAGAAATCATTGGGCAAACAATATAACCCAGCTTATATGCACCCCGACGACCTGAATCGCCTGGGTTTAAGCAGTGGCGACACAGTATTACTTTCCTCCCCGCACAGTGCTATTCGCGGCATTGTTGAAGCGGATGCCACCTTATTGAATGGGATCATTTCTATGACACATGCCTTTGGCGGCAACCCCGGCGAAGACGATGACAAGGTGATTGAAATAGGAAGTAACACGGGCCGCTTAGTGTCAGTGGAAAAAAACTACGACCCCATTACAGGCATACCACTGATGTCGAATATTCCTGTGCGTGTGGATTGCATATGA